The genomic stretch agtcgaaaaatggaaaaacaaaatagaaacctactgtgagagactaagaaaatcgaatttccatgaaaattcgtactttagtgaattcaaacttgtttttctcaaaatctgttcatgctagaataaatctttcgccatatttgaattcaggagacctttttctagaaatgcaaagttgaaaaatggaaaaacaaaatagaaacctactgtgagagactgagaaaatcgaatttccatgaaaattcgtactttagtgaattcaaacttgtttttctcaaaatctgttcatgctagaataaatctttcaccatatttgaattcaggagacctttttctagaaatgcaaagttgaaaaatggaaaaacaaaatagaaacctactgtgagagactgagaaaatcgaatttccatgaaaattcgtactttagtgaattcaaacttgtttttctcaaaatctgttcatgctagaataaatcttttgccatattcgaattcaggagacctttttctaaaaatgtaaagtagaaaaatggaaaaacaaaatagaaacctactgtgagagactgagaaaatcgaatttccatgaaaattcgtacttaagtgaattcaaacttgtttttctcaaaatctgtatatgctagaatgaatcttttaacatatttggacttagaagacctaattctaaaaatgtagagtagaaaacttgaaggacacagctacaatctccctcagtagaacatcttttttgactttctatgaaaatacgtagttatgtgattttgcactgaaataatttggtaacttcaaaatttacttttgttaatcgtatttcatctactcgacatgatttgatgcaaaggacatttgatatgtatgataaatccatgcgtttgtgcaatcagtaggaaaaaataaaaaaaggcacagacatatttcggtctcacataaactgggaggggttcagaggggtggcacccttactaaaacttagagcaactattccccttgaataatattccgagtttactcaaatcggccgcagcatcgctgagaacgaccattttctgaaaaaaagttccgtcccgggtctttacgggttaatagGTTTCCAGGTTCACCGATGCCTCCCTGACCAGCATCCAAAGATCGGTAAATCGTCCGAAAAGGGAGACGAAAGCGGACAGTGCGCTTTAATCAGGGTACGCTGTTAATCTCTGCTGGGGGTCTTTATTTGTTACATCTGCCGTGCCGTCGCGTTTGTTGGGGAGGAAAACGGCGCATTCTGGTAAGCATTCCCGGAGCATTATTCCAACTAATTAACCGTAAAAATGGTTCATTCTGGTGGTAATACTAATGCTTGGGTTATTCAAAAAGAGAACATAATTAGGATAATTTTTCTCGATGCTGTAAAATCTAACTAAATTTGCGATTATTTTCAAACTCGATGCGACCTTCACCagataacgaaaattaaattaatcaaTAGTTAAAGGGAAGGCATTACTGCATTTTGAAGGCCTTACTTATTAATGAAATCGAGCTGAGCCGGCAGACGTTTTCAATTACGTAAGTTTTCGTCTGACTTTGATAACGAACTAACCTTCGAGGCGAAAATTTGGAACATATAAAAGCGTTCGCTGGACGGTCAACCAATATCATTCACTTGCAATCAATTTAACGGTCAAGTGTGCAGTACCATCGAAACTGTTTCCAATATGAAGGTAACAAAGTGCATCACTGAACTATATTGAATTCATCAAACTAATTGTTATTTTATTCAACTCTACTCAGGCGTTCATTGTGTTGTCCATGGCTTTGGCCATCGCTTCCTGCGCGGCAGTCGACGATTCCAACGGCAAGAAGGAGAAACGCGGCCTCTGGGAGTTGAGCGACGATCATAGCAACTTCGGATATGATGACCATCTTCACCACTACGACGATCATCATCACACCGTGAAACACGTCACCAAGAAAGTCCCAGTTCCATACCCAGTTGAAGTTGAGAAACATGTCCCAGTTCCAGTGAAGGTCCCATACCCAGTCCATGTCGAGAAGAAGGTCCCAGTCTACGTCGAGAAGAACGTCCCAGTTTACGTCGAGAAGAAGGTCCCGGTTCATGTTGATCGTCCAGTCCCATACCCAGTGGAAGTAAAGGTTCCAGTTGTACAGAAGGAATACGTCGAGGTCCCGAAGCCATACGCAGTTCATGTTGAGAAGCCAGTTCCAGTGTACGTGCAGAAGCCGGTGTATGTTGAGAAGCACGTTCCAGTGAAGGTGCACATCAAGGAGCACAAAAAGCACTGGGATCTGTTTTAAGGCGTTTGTTGAATAGAAGGATGGTTGGTTGAACAAGAAAAAGGTCATTTAATATATGATAACATTGCAAAACATTGGACTTTTATTGGTTTTTTGTTTCCAGTAAAAAAGTTGTATCTAAGGAACCATGCAAAATCGAATCTAGAAACGTATAGCTTGTGACTCAAACTGACGAAATTTGAATTTGTAAAATTGAAGCTTGAAGTGGAATATTAAAAGATGAAAACTTGAAACAATGAATACCAAATTTGAAACTGTAATTAGAGACTGCAATTTAATCCCAAAGTACGAAACTGGAACACTTCAAACTTGAaacttgaaaatgaaaaatccatTAACGATACCAGAAGCTTTCaaggtcaaaaaagaaactTCAATTGGAAACGATAAAATTCTTAATATTAAATCTATTTCTATCTATATCTATCTATAAGATATTTTAAAGACGTGTAGATAAAGTTAAAGCTGATTGAGAAATAGAAACGGGTTCTACTTCAGTTTAAAGTCTCTTAAAGCCAATAATTTCGAAATagatttgtaatttttttttaattttaatttttgcagGCGCTAGGCAAAGGCAAAATAGGTTAACAAAAACAGTTGTGAATGCAACTCAAACTAACTACTTGAACTCAACTGGTAGTATCCTCAAATTTGCATTGAAATAATGATACCATCGCTAAGGGTCAAATGTAGTTTGAAATCGCCGAAAAGCACTTCTTTCGGGAAAAGTTGACGGAAAAAGAGAAATTCCAACTGACGTAGAATGACCGATAggaacgtaaaaaaaaacttgaaatgttcagacaccatttcaaatcaaaaagtgCGTAGGAAATCATACGAATTTGCGTCAAAATCTTGAAAAATGTTCTAGTACCCAGATACTAGCGGTGTAAAATATAGGAAAAATCTCATTTCAAGCAAAAATAACCGCAAACGCTTTTAAATTTGGAAAAACTGAGAGAAAAATGTCAACGAGTTAAGAATTAAACTAAAATAAGGTCAAAAACGATACATTAAggcttgtaccgtttttgacatTAAACGGTACAAATAGAGAAAAATTTGGAATTGATTCTTATTGTCATCATATATAAAAACATTAAACAAAATCTTGAAAAAAGCATAGTAAAATAATTCCAAATAGAGATAAAAATCGCCGAGGACCTTTTCTGGCGGTCAAAAGTGGTGGAAGTAAATTAAtttcttgaataaaataaaacagggtttggcctagagctcaaactggaaaaaatggaaaattataGCTTCTTAACCGTTCCTGTAAATGTTAATGCTTCTAGCCAACTTCAAATTGCGTTAAACGGCCGCAAAGTAATTGTTCGGCGCGTTCGcggcttctacgtttgcttacgggagAACTTCATTTTAATCTCTGAAGGCTTTATGCATTTCCGACTGCTCCTAGCCAAGCAAAACtcattttcgcttttgtcgaccagtgtttcCTTACATAAGGTCAAACTCTGCTAAAAACATTACTTAACCCTCT from Wyeomyia smithii strain HCP4-BCI-WySm-NY-G18 chromosome 3, ASM2978416v1, whole genome shotgun sequence encodes the following:
- the LOC129730862 gene encoding mantle protein-like; translation: MKAFIVLSMALAIASCAAVDDSNGKKEKRGLWELSDDHSNFGYDDHLHHYDDHHHTVKHVTKKVPVPYPVEVEKHVPVPVKVPYPVHVEKKVPVYVEKNVPVYVEKKVPVHVDRPVPYPVEVKVPVVQKEYVEVPKPYAVHVEKPVPVYVQKPVYVEKHVPVKVHIKEHKKHWDLF